The stretch of DNA TTTGACAAGAATACGTACGGGCTTATTCATGAACTTTCTTGTTATTTCAAGAGCTTCTGGTGGCATAGTAGCCGAGAATACGCCAACTTGGATCTTAGGTGGCAGCAACTGGAAGATATCATATATCTGAAAGAGTGGATCAGTCTCATTAGATTAATAACTTTGCATTCATGGTActtgggaaaaaaaattaagagtTACCTGATCCTTAAAACCTCGTGAAAGCATTTCATCAGCTTCATCCAAAACAAACATTTTAATGTAATCAGGCCGTAGTGATTGCCTTCTCAACATGTCAAAAACTCGTCCAGGAGTACCAACCACGACATGAACCCCACTAGAAAGAATTCTCTGATCTTCACGAACGCTGGTACCTCCAACACAAGCATGAACCTTAACACCAAGATAATCACCTAGCGCTCGCATGACCTTCTCAATTTGCTGAGCAAGCTCACGGGTAGGTGCCAGAACCAAGGCCTGGCATTCGACTATATTATAGTCGAGCTGCTGCAAAATTCCAGAGCAGAAGGTTGCAGTCTTCCCAGTTCCAGATTGAGCCTGTTGAATCACGTCAAGCCCCTTGCAAAAGGGAACAATACCTCTTTGTTGAATAGCAGAGGGCTTCTCAAAACCTGCAAGTAGATACAAATGAACCTCTCATTTTCCTGGAAAATCTCGAAAAGGAAAAGCATGAGATTAACAAAACTATCAAATTACTAGACAACCCAAAATGAGAAGACAGAAACACTTGGTAAGTTGTAGCAAGTGCATGCGCTCAATGAAAACTGAAATAACAAAATCTTGACGATAAAATTTACAGCAAGGAATTAAGTTAAGATTCTCGAAAAAAGAAATGACCTTAAAATATAAAGCTTATAGTTAGAAAAGTCAGAAGAGAAGTAATCAACATATTATTTATCCACGTTTACCATAAGCATAGATGCCCCTAAGAAGATTTTCCTGCAAGCCCATAGAATCAAAGCTGTCATACACCTCATCATAACTGGTGAAAAATTCCTCACCATCAGCTCCAAGCCTGGGCCAACAAACTCAGATGATCAGAAAAGGCCCAAATTTTAGTAACAGCTTACTGATTAACTTATTTAGTCATAGATTAGCAAGCAGAAAGTTGCAATAAGAATACATACAACTCATTCATCTTTGTATCATACTGGCGAGCATCAAATTGAGAACCTTCAGGTGCCGTTCCAGCCATGACTGCAGAAATAGAAATATATGATTAGTACATTAAAAAGCAAAGAAGTAAAGTAGTAAACAGTCCATATAATTATGGGACATGACAGAAAAGTAGTCAGAAACACTATAAGACAGTCTGATGATATCTTTCACACGTACGGAAAATTTTCAAAACCAAACATTGTTTAAACAAAGGAGCAATGCGCGATGTCCCTGGACCTGGACGTAAATGTAGTTTCAATTATGCTAACATTACCAAAAAATATCGCGCAATCTCTACCAACGCTGAGAAAACCAAAACGAATAAGAGCCCCTGAAGGCAGAAAAACAAAAGGAGTTGATCTTTCGTTCAAATCACCCAAAAAGAGTATACAATCCACAACTTCAAAAAATACGTCATAAAGGTATTTTTTTTCCAATCCATCAAACCACATCACTCGATAATAGTAACACCCAAGAAGATATATTAATTACgaggagaaaaaaaaaagaacctaACTAAAACATGCGCAAAACAAGGGAAAAATGAGCTTTGGGACAAAACATCGAATGAGATACACTTAGATTTTAAAAGTTCGCAACTTTTTCAGCCGTAAGTTCTGTCGCATGGCAAACCCACAAAAAACAGTAATACTGAAAAAAGAAAGCCATATCAcgtaaaaacaaaacaaaatagcAGAAGAGAAAGGGAAACACATGTCTACTGTTCTGATAGTCAATCCAATAATAAAAGTATAACCATACAGATCTCCAACAAACGATGCAAAAACTTAATCGTCCACGTTCACAACGGAAAATAATAACACAGGATAAAATTTCAAGTTTCACGTACGATCATTCAACATCAACTATACAACAATCATCACATGTTTAAAAACACCAAAAAACATTAATATTAACCTGATAGCAGTGAAAAGTGTGATACGAACAAAGATCTGATTGAAACTACAGAACCGATTGATTGAACGAGCTCTATCAAATTTGCTTCTTGTGCCGATTTGATCTCAAAACTCCTCGGATCTACGCCGCGGAGTTTAGTAGTGGAATGAGCACTGCAAATGCTAAAAGGCCGAGGAAAAGTAGGTTAGTGCTATCGCAAGGGATTGGGATTGAGTGTTGAAATTCCAGATTTGCCACTGCTCTTTGATTCTCCAGTTTTCCAGGATCACAAGCACTCCACGGGCCCAGATATTGTGTCGTTCTTAACTTTGGGCTGTGAAAATGGGCCCAAAGTGGAATATTGATTACTATTTGGCCCATTAAGagtgcaaatattttctcctcACATTCGATGACATATGGTAGACTAGTAGGGGTTTTAATTAAGGCTTTTAAATTTTCAGAATTATATAATATCTAACAATTTTTGGAAACGGGGAGGTAGCCAGAAAAttcgattatttttaaaaaataattatttagggaaaatataaaatttgataataactaCTATTATGGTTCTGAACAAAAaagtaattaaaaaatttatttagtataataaaaaataaaactttagttttgaaataaattacCCGAACAAAAGAGTTATATAATACAAAATTTTCGATGTTTTATCCATGACTTGTTTTACAATATCAAGTTtgagtaaaataaaaatattttaataattgcaATTTAATTgggaataaaaaaattagagtacaaaatgtatatataaaatcataaattattCATTTCTTTATTATGCTTGACTATTTTAAATTGTGTTcgaatttttatgatttcaaaCTCGTGAACGTTTTCAATATAAATTAGTAATTCACTagttttcataaaaataattgaaataagatagtaaaaaaaattaaaacgtTAGCACTTTAAAAAATAGAATATACAAATTTAAAGATAATATCAACGAGAGAACATATTTGGAAATAAGGGAGAAAAATATAAGATAATTGGATAAATTAGTTTAAGATTTATATTGTGTTTTTatcgttttattttatttatttattatttttacttgTAAAATTATTATACAAATGAAAGAATTGTTAATGAggagaaatttaattatttaaataaaaaaatttgttaaatATTTCGGTTGATAAGATATGATCAGTCCCTAAAAAAAGTTAAGAACTTGATTGACGTGATTTACATGTTAGATGTAATAAAaagtaattataatttttttgaatttttacaATCACACAACTTCCAATTTTTTTAACAAGAAATTGTGCTAAAATagttataaaaatataattatttgttTTATTATATTCAAATTATACATTTGATATACATTCTTACAATTTTGGGataatttcattaaagattgcaataaaaaatataacCACCACAAAAACATTCTGCATTTATCCAAACCaacttcatttttttcttttttttttgaagccACAATCATTATTGTTTTGTTTGAACTATACCATGTTTGAATGTTGATACAAGCTAAACCATTGAATGAATTTGCGGAATTCCAATTAATTATTTCCCGAGTGAAAACATACCACACCTAACTTCAAGAACCATATTTAACATGTATAGCTACAGCCTACAAGGGTGGACTCTCTATTCTTGAATTTGTAACAACACAAAAATTTTAATCATGCCCACAGGCAAAAATCAATACAAAGTTTAATCCAAATAACACTCACCAATCACTAAGGAAATCCTTAAACCATTTGCCACAAGAGAAGATGCCCAAGTGATCTTCTCAGTTGctgcaaaaagaaaattttgCATCCATGCTAATAAAAGCTTGGAGAAACGATAACGTAATAAAATTTTGCAGCAAGGAAATTACACACGTATTTAAATACTATATTTGGTTTGCAAGATGAAAAATTAACTAACAAAAGAAATTATCTGACTGGTATCATAACCATCACTCCTTGTTCAAGACTTTAGGAACTTTGATATAAGAATCTTCGAATGTTGGTACAGCAGCTATTATAGCATCCctgtaaaaaaaattgaagtttATTTTTACATGAGATATATCTCTATTCACGAAGTATGGAGGACAAATATATGTGCTTTGAATACCTATTATCAAATATTTCAGGAGCATCATTTCGTAAATTGTCACCTTCAGTATCTGTGTATCCAAGAGAGGACAAAATCAAAGGCAGATTAACATGGTCCACATTCTATGAAAGTTCACGGCAATCTCATTCATAGAATTAACAAAGAAATAGTATTTTATTATGTATCAACATCCATTAGAAGCTGCACAGGAAGTATCTATAAATAAAAGAAACCGAGTTCACAAACACACTACCGCACCAGTAGTATGCAAATTTGAATTGAGCAAGAGAGATGACAACCACACACTCTATTTTCCACAAAAATCCGTATTGTATATAAAGGGTTATGGAGGAAATCACATCCAATACAGAGAAGTCGTAATTGTATCTCTGCTAGTAAGGTCACATTATAAACATTATAAAGTTAAACTTCAGTGTTCCAAGTACCTGCTCTCAAGGCCGGTTCAATACTCTCAAGGTCAACAGCCTGAAGTTGCCCAAACCTGTTTCACATGTATATTAGAAGATAAATAAGTCTATAAAAAATCGCATGCCTACATTGTGTGACAAACTCTTGTAAAGTAATTGCCATAGATCGCAAAAACACACATAAGATCATGTAATAAAAGGATCTATAAATCACCAAGAGTGGCATAGAAATATATTAACAACCCACATGGCACATATTACTCGACAACTACAACAAGAAAAATGACGTCAGGAGGTTAGAATGATAAATCTTTGAACTTCCCATCTTTTACCACTAGCTGTttaattgaaattttgaaaaacagTGAGAATACATTTTAACACGaacatttttattaatatgGTTAAACTTTTTCACTATTAGCAATCACACCAAGGAAGAAACCTAAACACTATTAGGAAATTTGTATATCAATTAGCACATATTGCCATAGAATACACACACATAGCTCATTATCACACGTATATCGGTATATAAGGTTCAACACCATTCATTTCATAGAGCAAGTTTTACATAATCCATTCCTGTAAAAATTCTGGAGATCAATGGAAGTTATTTTCTCTTCTCTGTTCAATGGCTTACTCTCGATATTGTGATAAACACAAACATCAATCAAACTTTTAATCGCATGCACAAATATAGATATTCATAATGGAAATGCCTGTGCGTGCTTGTGTGTAGAGAGAAAACAGGATACCATTCCACCACTTGCTGAATTTTGGGTTCAAATTCTTCGACCTACGAAGTAATTAAAGAAATGGGAAAAAAAATAACGAGAATTATAACTATAAAAAAAGAAAACGCTCATACAAAAGGAGAACATAGTGTAATATGTACTTGCTGGGGAGTGAGGGAAATACGAGCTGTTTCAGCTAAGCGCTGAACGTCCGGCAGCTCGAGACTCGATTTCACAGCATAAAATCGCTTCTGTTGCACCAACACCCTGGAAAATGAGCTTTTCCTTAGACTGGAAAGGGGTGGTGGCAGCAGCGAAGATCGCAGCAGGATCATGGTGGCTCTGCTAACCATTTGTATATCTGATTGGGAATTTCATCAACTTCTTCAAGGATATGTTTGTGCCAATTGTGGATTTTgaatatatgattgcatttgtattataaaaatttaatcaagaaaattcaacttATTTATTCGGATAAAATCAAATCCATCCATCCAAACCATATACTTCTCAACACATTTGAATCAATTCCTCCGGTTAAAAGGTAATATAGTATGTTTGCCTTCATAGAACGAATGTCACTCGTTTATCGAAAATAATCGCCCTACTATGTACTACCAGAGCAATAATAGAAGATCGTGTAACGAAACCAAAAGCAGGAAAAAACCAAACCCAACAAAATCAAGTAGCAATAGTAGTGAAAAGTCTGATACAAAACAAAGATCTGGGGGAAATTAACGAACCGATAATTGAACGAGCTCTATCAAATTTGGTTCTCGCGCCGATTTGTTCCCCAAACTTCCGATATGGATATACGCCGGGAGTTGAATGAATTACACTGCAAATGCGAAGCGGCGGAGGAAAAGTAAAGTAGGACACTGATATCGTTGGCGATATGGATTTAAGTGTTGAAATTCCAGAATTACTCTGTCCTTCGGACCACACAcctctatttatttttttaaaaggtaAGTATTTAACCATGAGTTTTTGATATTGTAAATTGGTTAATGAGCTCTCACTTCATTTCAATGATCTTATCGTAcctacaatttcaaaaaaaaaaaaaacgagtcatatatatatatgggcaATAGATGGTCAAGATTTGCCCATACATAtataaaactcatttttttttaaaatttatatataataagatCTTACCCGTTGAAAAAAAAGTGACGGTAGTGCCAGGTAGAAGAATCTCATTAACATTCTCCAGTTTCCCCGAGCACAAGCACGTCCACGGGCCCAGATATTGTGTCGTTCATAACTTTGGGCTGTTAAATGGGCCCAAGATGGAATATTGATTACTATTTGGCCCATTAAAGTGCAAATATTTTCTACCCACATTCGATGACATATGGTAGACTTATAGGGGTTTTAATTAAggcttttaaatttttagaattataaaatatataataattctTGGAAACAGGGACATAACCAGAAAAttcgattatttttttaaaaaaattatatatagaaAATACAAAAGTTGATAATACTTACTATTATGGTTCTGAACAAAAACGTagctaaaaaaattatttagtataataaaaaaataaaacattagtTTTGAAATAAATTCCCTGAACGAAAGAGTTATATAATACCAAAATTTTCGATGTTTTATCCATGActtgttttaaaatatgaaatttgagTAA from Primulina eburnea isolate SZY01 chromosome 6, ASM2296580v1, whole genome shotgun sequence encodes:
- the LOC140834688 gene encoding eukaryotic initiation factor 4A-2, with amino-acid sequence MAGTAPEGSQFDARQYDTKMNELLGADGEEFFTSYDEVYDSFDSMGLQENLLRGIYAYGFEKPSAIQQRGIVPFCKGLDVIQQAQSGTGKTATFCSGILQQLDYNIVECQALVLAPTRELAQQIEKVMRALGDYLGVKVHACVGGTSVREDQRILSSGVHVVVGTPGRVFDMLRRQSLRPDYIKMFVLDEADEMLSRGFKDQIYDIFQLLPPKIQVGVFSATMPPEALEITRKFMNKPVRILVKRDELTLEGIKQFYVNVDKDEWKLETLCDLYETLAITQSVIFVNTRRKVDWLTDKMRSRDHTVSATHGDMDQNTRDIIMREFRSGSSRVLITTDLLARGIDVQQVSLVINYDLPTQPENYLHRIGRSGRFGRKGVAINFVTRDDERMLFDIQKFYNVVIEELPANVADLL
- the LOC140834683 gene encoding glutamyl-tRNA(Gln) amidotransferase subunit C, chloroplastic/mitochondrial-like isoform X2, with protein sequence MVSRATMILLRSSLLPPPLSSLRKSSFSRVLVQQKRFYAVKSSLELPDVQRLAETARISLTPQQVEEFEPKIQQVVEWFGQLQAVDLESIEPALRADTEGDNLRNDAPEIFDNRDAIIAAVPTFEDSYIKVPKVLNKE
- the LOC140834683 gene encoding glutamyl-tRNA(Gln) amidotransferase subunit C, chloroplastic/mitochondrial-like isoform X1, whose translation is MVKYLPFKKINRGVWSEGQSNSGISTLKSISPTISVSYFTFPPPLRICSVIHSTPGVYPYRKFGEQIGARTKFDRARSIIDIQMVSRATMILLRSSLLPPPLSSLRKSSFSRVLVQQKRFYAVKSSLELPDVQRLAETARISLTPQQVEEFEPKIQQVVEWFGQLQAVDLESIEPALRADTEGDNLRNDAPEIFDNRDAIIAAVPTFEDSYIKVPKVLNKE